One Streptococcus sp. VT 162 genomic window, AGTCTCGATAGGAGTTGTTGTTGGAAATTGTGTTTTTTCCACAACATTAAAGTTTTCATCACCGACAGCACAGACAAACTTTGTACCGCCCGCTTCTAAGCTTCCATATAATTTTGTCATGATAAACCTCTTATCTTTGTTTTCTCTATTATAGCACATTTTAAAGGGCTAGATTTCTCAATATTTTAGATTTTCCTCTGTAAATCTTACCATCCAAGTAAAAACGAACAAACATAATATTTGTTCGTTTTATTTTTAAATCTGATTTTCGAAGAGGACTAGGCTTTCACTTCGATGATAGCGTCACCCTTGACAACTGAACCGCTTGCGACTGGTGTCACAGAAGCGTAGTCTGCTGTGTTGGTTACGATAACCATTGTTGTGTCGTCAAGACCTGCAGCAGCGATTTTGTTTGAGTCAAAGGTTCCGAGAACATCACCAGCTTTGACCTTGTCGCCTTGAGCAACTTTTTGTTCAAAGCCTTCACCGTTCATAGTCACCGTGTCGATACCAACGTGGATCAAGATTTCAGCTCCGTTTGCTGTCTTCAAACCGTAAGCATGTCCTGTAGCAAAGGCGATTGATACTTCTGCATCAGCTGGTGCGTAAACCACGCCTTGGCTTGGTTTCACTGCAATCCCTTGTCCCATTGCACCACTTGAAAAGACTGGGTCATCAACATTCTCAAGGGCAACTACGTCCCCAACGATTGGAGTTTGGATTGTTTCATTTTGAGGAGCTACTGGAATGTTACCAGTTGTTTCTTCTTGAACCAAACGTTCTGTCGCTACTTCACTAGCAACTTCTTCTTCGTCCTCGTAACCAAACATGTAAGTAAGTGCAAAACCAAGAACGAATGATACAGCTACCATAAGGATGTATTGGAATAATTGACCGTTACCAATGTACAACATTGTACCAGGGATGATGGTGATACCATTACCAGTACCAGCAAGACCAAGGATTGAAGCCAGTCCACCACCGATAGCACCAGCAATCAATGAAAGGAAGAATGGTTTACGGAAACGCAAGTTCACCCCGAAGATAGCAGGCTCTGTAATACCGAGGAAGGCAGAAAGAGCAGCTGGGAAAGCAAGTGTTTTCAGTTTAGGATTTTTAGTTTTGACACCAACGGCAACAGTTGCAGCCCCTTGAGCTGTCATAGCTGCAGTGATAATGGCGTTGAATGGGTTGGCATGATCGGCAGCAAGCAATTGCACTTCAAGCAAGTTGAAGATGTGGTGTACACCTGATACGACAATCAATTGGTGAACCCCACCAATCAAGAAACCACCAAGACCAAATGGCAAGCCAAGAATCGCTTTTGTACCGATAAGGATGTAGTTCTCAACAACATGGAAGACTGGTCCGATGACAAAGAGTCCAAGGATAGACATCACCAAAAGTGTCACGAATGGCGTCACCAAGAGATCCAAGACATCTGGAACAACCTTACGAACTGCTTTTTCAAACTTAGCTCCGACAACCCCGATGATGAAGGCTGGAAGAACTGAACCTTGCAAACCTACAACTGGGATAAATCCGAAGAACTGCATTGCAGTTACTTCACCACCAGACGCAACAGCCCAGGCATTTGGAAGTGAATCAGAAACGAGCATCATACCAAGAACGATACCAACAGCTGGGTTACCACCGAATACACGGAAAGTTGACCAAACAACCAAACCTGGCAAGATAATAAAGGCAGTGTCTGTCAAGATCTGAGTATAAGTTGTCACATCTTCTGGAAGTGTCATTCCAAGAGCAGTCAAGAGACCACGCACACCCATGAAGAGACCAGTTGCTACGATAACTGGAATGATTGGAACGAAGACGTCACCGAAAGTACGGATGGCACGTTGGAACCAATTTCCTTGTTTTGCAGCTTCTGCTTTCATATCTTCTTTAGAAGATGTTGGCAACCCAAGAGCTACGACTTCATCGTACATCTTGTTTACTGTACCAGTACCAAAGATGATTTGGTATTGACCTGAGTTAAAGAAAGCACCTTGAACTTTTTCCAAGTTCTCGATAGCATCTTTGTTAATTTTCGCTTCATCTTTAACCATCACACGGAGGCGAGTCGCACAGTGCGCAACACTGTTAACGTTCTCACGTCCACCTAAGGCTTCGATGACTTTTTTTGCAATTTCTGTATTGGTCATTTGCAAAAATCTCCTTATAAAAAAATTTGTTCTTATTTGAAAGCGATTTTACTCGCCCTACGAGTATTATTTTATCATCTTTCAAAAATATGTCAAGCGTTTTGCAGAAATTTTTAAACCCTTTCTTTTTTCTCTGATTATTTTTGCTCGTTTTTGAGGGAAATTCTCTTTTTCCTCAAAAAAATATCTTTATACTTGAGGAATAAAGGTTTTTATTTACATTTTCTTTCATATTTTCGTGAAAATTTGCCAGATTTCCTTTACTTGATTTTTGGCAATCGTTTGACATATTTTTCTCTTTTTTAACATAAAAGGCTTGCTTTTTTTGCCGAAAACGTTTACTATTAATAATAGAATAGAACTTATGGAGGAAAGATAAAATGGAATGGACAACTGAGCGTCGTTACAGACGCTACGAAGACTGGACAAATGATGAAGTCAAGCAAATCAAGGAAAAGATGGCACAATCTCCTTGGCATACTCGTTACCATGTTGAGCCTAAAATGGGGCTTCTCAATGATCCAAATGGCTTTTCTTATTTTGATGGCAAATGGATTCTCTTTTACCAAAACTTCCCCTTTGGTGCAGCCCATGGGTTGAAGTCTTGGGTGCAGCTTGAAAGTGATGATTTGGTGCACTTTACAGAAACTGGAGTCAAAGTTTTGCCAGATACTCCATTTGATAGCCACGGTGCCTACTCTGGTTCTGCCATGCAGTTTGGCGATCAGTTGTTCCTATTCTATACAGGAAATGTCCGTGATGAAAACTGGATCCGTCACCCATACCAGATTGGCGCTTTGATGGACAAGGATGGCAAGATTACAAAGATTGACAAGATCTTGATTGACCAGCCAGCAGACTCTACTGACCACTTCCGTGACCCACAAATTTTCAACTTTAAGGGACAATATTATGCTATCGTCGGTGGACAGGACTTAGAGAAAAAAGGCTTCGTCCGTCTCTACAAGGCTGTGGACAATGATTACACAAACTGGCAAGCAGTTGGCGACCTTGACTTTGCTAATGACCGCACTGCCTACATGATGGAATGTCCAAATCTAGTCTTTGTAGGGGAGCACCCTGTCCTTCTCTACTGTCCACAAGGATTGGATAAGGGTGTTCTAGACTATGATAATATCTATCCAAACATGTACAAAATCGGTGCTTCCTTTGATCCTGAAAATGCCGAAATGGTAGATGTGTCTCCATTGCAAAATCTAGACTATGGCTTTGAAGCCTATGCAACTCAAGCATTCAACGCTCCAGATGGACGTGCACTAGCAGTAAGTTGGCTTGGGTTACCAGATGTTTCTTACCCATCTGACCGTTTTGACCACCAAGGAACCTTCTCATTGGTCAAAGAACTCACTATCAAAGATGGCAAACTCTACCAATATCCTGTCGCAGCCGTCAAAGAACTTCGTGCTTCTGAAGAGGTCTTCTCAAATCGTACTCAAACCAACAACACCTATGAACTCGAGCTCAACTTGGAGGCCAATAGCCAAAGCGAGATTGTCTTACTTGCTGATAAAGAAGGCAAGGGGCTTTCAATCAACTTTGACCTTGTCAATGGACAGGTGACAGTGGATCGTAGTCAGGCTGGTGAACAGTACGCCCAAGAATTTGGTACGACTCGTTCTTGCCCTATCGATAACCAAGCTACTACTGCCACTATCTTCATCGACAAGTCAGTCTTTGAAATTTTCATCAATAAAGGAGAAAAAGTATTTTCTGGTCGTGTCTTCCCACATGCGGACCAAAATGGTATCCTGATCAAGTCTGGAAACCCAACTGGAACTTACTATGAATTAGATTATGGTCGCAAAACTAACTGATGTCGCAAAACTTGCAGGCGTCAGCCCCACTACCGTCTCACGGGTCATCAATAAAAAGGGTTATCTATCTGAGAAAACCATCCAAAAGGTTAATGAAGCCATGCGAGAATTGGGCTACAAGCCCAATAATCTGGCTCGAAGTCTCCAAGGAAAATCTGCCAAGTTGATTGGACTTATTTTTCCAAACATCAGTCATGTCTTTTATGCAGAGTTGATTGACAAGTTGGAACACCAACTCTTCAAAAATGGTTACAAAACCATCATCTGTAACAGCGAACATGACTCTGAAAAAGAACGGGAGTACATTGAAATGCTGGAGGCCAACCAGGTCGATGGTATCATTTCTGGAAGTCACAACTTGGGAATCGAAGACTACAATCGTGTGACGGCACCGATTATTTCCTTTGACCGAAATCTATCACCAGACATCCCTGTCGTCTCCTCTGATAACTACGGTGGCGGGGTCCTCGCAGCCCAAACTCTGGTCAAGACTGGAGCCCAGTCTATCATCATGATTACAGGAAATGATAACTCTAACTCACCGACTGGACTGCGTCATGCTGGCTTTGCCTCTATTCTCCCAAAAGCGCCTATTATCAATGTTTCGAGTGACTTTTCTCCCGTCAGAAAAGAAATGGAAATCAAAAATATCTTGACCCATCAGAAACCAGATGCGATTTTTGCTTCGGATGATTTGACAGCTATCCTGGTTATCAAAATAGCTCAGGAGCTAGGTATCTCTGTTCCTGATGAGCTCAAGGTCATCGGCTACGATGGGACTTACTTTATCGAGAACTACTATCCTCACCTGACAACGATTAAGCAACCTATGAAAGAGATTGCCCAACTCACTGTTGATCTTCTCTTGCAGAAGATTGAAGGCAAGGAAGTTGCGACAACTGGTTACTTCTTACCAGTCACCCTATTACCTGGAAAAAGTATTTAAGTACAAAAAACTCAGACGAATTCGTCTGAGTTTTTTATGATCTTAAGTTTTCGAGATAGCGCTGGGCTGTCTCTAAGTTAAAGGTTTTCTCCGATATTAAGCGCTCAACTAGGGGAACAACTTCAGACTCGCTAGCACCAGCTAGTAGAGCTAAGGATTTGGCCTGCAACTTCATGTGGCCTTGCTGGATGCCCGTACTCACCAAGGCTTTCAGAGCCGCAAAGTTTTGTGCCAGTCCGATAGAAACGATAATTTGAGCTAATTCTTTGGCAGAAGGATTTCCCAGTAGTTCATGACTAAGAGCTACACGGGGATTGAGACCGATAGAGCCACCCTTGGTCGCTACAGGCATAGGTAGGGTCATCTCACCGACCAATTCTTCTCTTTCCATGTCCAGCGTCCAGCGACTAAGACCTTGATAGCGTCCGTCTCGACTGGCAAAAGCATGACCCCCGGCTTCGATGGCACGCCAGTCATTACCCGTGGCGATTAAAATGGCATCAATACCATTAAAAATCCCTTTATTATGAGTAGCTGCTCGGTAGGGATCAGCCTGCGCAAACTGGCTGGCCAAGGCTATTTTCTCCGCAATTTCTCGTCCTTGATCCTTTTGAGGGTTCAAGTAGCGAAAGGCGATACGACAGCTTGCAGTCACCAGAGAATCGGTCGCGTAATTGGACAGGATTCCCATGAGACTCTGTCCCTGACTGAGTTCTTCTAAGACTGGTTTCAAGGCTTCAAGCATGGTATTGAGCATATTGGCTCCCATGGCTTCCTGGGTATCGATATGGAGATAGACGACGAGAAAGTCTGTTTCTCCCTTAATCTGCTCTACACGCAAATCACGCGCACCACCTCCTCGTTTAACGATAGAAGGATAGGCTTGATTGGCAAGTTCCAAGAGTTCGGCTTTCTTACTGGCAATCTTCTCTTGCGCTTGTTCAGGATCAGCAACTTGATAAAGGGCTACCTGACCAATCATCTGGCGCTCATGTACTTGAGCAGTAAAGCCGCCTGCTCGCTTGATGATTTTACTAGCATAGCTGGCCGCAGCAACCACTGAGGGTTCTTCTGTCACATAGGGAACTGTGTAGTCCTGACCGTTCACCAAAAGCTCTGGAATGATGGAATAAGGTAGAGAAAAAGTTCCTACCACATTCTCACTCAGCTGGTCTGCAACAGCCAAGCTGACTTGTTCATCCTGCTCCAGACTGGTTTGCTTTTCAGGACTAAGGAGCGCCTGAGCTCGCAACAACTCCAGGCGCTCATGGTATGATTTTTTAGAAAATCCATTCCAACTTATCTTCATTATTTTTCAACCTTGCTATAACGGCGTTGGTGGTCGACAATTTCAACCAAGGCATAATCTTGATGTTCATAGCCTGCAAATTGGGCTGAGCCAGACTCATCCAACTGTACCTCTTCGAAGAAGACTTTTTCATAGTCTGCAACAGACAGTGCTGTACGTTGTTTGAGTTTGCTCAAGCGATCTTTGTCGAGATAGGCCTCATAGCCTTCGACCAATTCACCACTAAAGAACTCTGAAACCGCTCCACTTCCGTAGCTGTAGAGGGCAATTTTATCTCCAGCCTTCAAAGTTTCTGTATTTTCCAAAAGGGAGAGAAGGCCGAGGAAGAGGGAACCTGTATAGATATTTCCAATCATCTGACTGTAGAGAATGGACTTATCAAAGTTTTCTTGCAGACTATCCTTTTTCTCTTGAGATAAGTTCTTGTCCATCATCTTGCGCAAGCCTTTTAGGGCCAACTTAGGATAAGGCAAGTGGAAGCAGATAGCCGCAAAGTCATCCATAGTCCAATCATAGCGTTTCTTGTATTCATCCCAAGTCGTTGTCAGGCAATCAAGATACTGTTGGGTCGAGTACATGCCGTTTACATAAGGAGTGCTTGAATAGTTCGGACGCCAGAAATCCATGATGTCGCGCGTTTGGGCAACGTTATCATTGTTAAAGGCCATAATGCGCGGATTTTGGGTGATCAACATCGCCACACTTCCAGCACCCTGAGTTGGTTCGCCCGGAGTTCCGACACCATACTTGGCAATATCACTGGCAATAACCAAAACCTTAGACTCTGGAGAATTTTCCACATGCAATTTAGCATAATGAAGGGCAGCTGTCGCTCCATAGCAGGCTTCTTTGATTTCAAAGCTACGGGCGAAAGGCTGAATGCCTAATAGGCCATGAACAAAGACTGCCGCTGCCTTACTCTGGTCAATCCCTGACTCAGTCGCCACGATGACCATATCGATTTCTTCTTTTT contains:
- a CDS encoding PTS sucrose transporter subunit IIABC; translated protein: MTNTEIAKKVIEALGGRENVNSVAHCATRLRVMVKDEAKINKDAIENLEKVQGAFFNSGQYQIIFGTGTVNKMYDEVVALGLPTSSKEDMKAEAAKQGNWFQRAIRTFGDVFVPIIPVIVATGLFMGVRGLLTALGMTLPEDVTTYTQILTDTAFIILPGLVVWSTFRVFGGNPAVGIVLGMMLVSDSLPNAWAVASGGEVTAMQFFGFIPVVGLQGSVLPAFIIGVVGAKFEKAVRKVVPDVLDLLVTPFVTLLVMSILGLFVIGPVFHVVENYILIGTKAILGLPFGLGGFLIGGVHQLIVVSGVHHIFNLLEVQLLAADHANPFNAIITAAMTAQGAATVAVGVKTKNPKLKTLAFPAALSAFLGITEPAIFGVNLRFRKPFFLSLIAGAIGGGLASILGLAGTGNGITIIPGTMLYIGNGQLFQYILMVAVSFVLGFALTYMFGYEDEEEVASEVATERLVQEETTGNIPVAPQNETIQTPIVGDVVALENVDDPVFSSGAMGQGIAVKPSQGVVYAPADAEVSIAFATGHAYGLKTANGAEILIHVGIDTVTMNGEGFEQKVAQGDKVKAGDVLGTFDSNKIAAAGLDDTTMVIVTNTADYASVTPVASGSVVKGDAIIEVKA
- a CDS encoding sucrose-6-phosphate hydrolase, which gives rise to MEWTTERRYRRYEDWTNDEVKQIKEKMAQSPWHTRYHVEPKMGLLNDPNGFSYFDGKWILFYQNFPFGAAHGLKSWVQLESDDLVHFTETGVKVLPDTPFDSHGAYSGSAMQFGDQLFLFYTGNVRDENWIRHPYQIGALMDKDGKITKIDKILIDQPADSTDHFRDPQIFNFKGQYYAIVGGQDLEKKGFVRLYKAVDNDYTNWQAVGDLDFANDRTAYMMECPNLVFVGEHPVLLYCPQGLDKGVLDYDNIYPNMYKIGASFDPENAEMVDVSPLQNLDYGFEAYATQAFNAPDGRALAVSWLGLPDVSYPSDRFDHQGTFSLVKELTIKDGKLYQYPVAAVKELRASEEVFSNRTQTNNTYELELNLEANSQSEIVLLADKEGKGLSINFDLVNGQVTVDRSQAGEQYAQEFGTTRSCPIDNQATTATIFIDKSVFEIFINKGEKVFSGRVFPHADQNGILIKSGNPTGTYYELDYGRKTN
- a CDS encoding LacI family transcriptional regulator, whose amino-acid sequence is MVAKLTDVAKLAGVSPTTVSRVINKKGYLSEKTIQKVNEAMRELGYKPNNLARSLQGKSAKLIGLIFPNISHVFYAELIDKLEHQLFKNGYKTIICNSEHDSEKEREYIEMLEANQVDGIISGSHNLGIEDYNRVTAPIISFDRNLSPDIPVVSSDNYGGGVLAAQTLVKTGAQSIIMITGNDNSNSPTGLRHAGFASILPKAPIINVSSDFSPVRKEMEIKNILTHQKPDAIFASDDLTAILVIKIAQELGISVPDELKVIGYDGTYFIENYYPHLTTIKQPMKEIAQLTVDLLLQKIEGKEVATTGYFLPVTLLPGKSI
- a CDS encoding 3-hydroxy-3-methylglutaryl-CoA reductase; the encoded protein is MKISWNGFSKKSYHERLELLRAQALLSPEKQTSLEQDEQVSLAVADQLSENVVGTFSLPYSIIPELLVNGQDYTVPYVTEEPSVVAAASYASKIIKRAGGFTAQVHERQMIGQVALYQVADPEQAQEKIASKKAELLELANQAYPSIVKRGGGARDLRVEQIKGETDFLVVYLHIDTQEAMGANMLNTMLEALKPVLEELSQGQSLMGILSNYATDSLVTASCRIAFRYLNPQKDQGREIAEKIALASQFAQADPYRAATHNKGIFNGIDAILIATGNDWRAIEAGGHAFASRDGRYQGLSRWTLDMEREELVGEMTLPMPVATKGGSIGLNPRVALSHELLGNPSAKELAQIIVSIGLAQNFAALKALVSTGIQQGHMKLQAKSLALLAGASESEVVPLVERLISEKTFNLETAQRYLENLRS
- a CDS encoding DNA-binding protein, coding for MTIGIDKIGFATSQYVLKLQDLAEARGVDPEKFSKGLLLNEISIAPLTEDIVTLAASASNSILTDKEKEEIDMVIVATESGIDQSKAAAVFVHGLLGIQPFARSFEIKEACYGATAALHYAKLHVENSPESKVLVIASDIAKYGVGTPGEPTQGAGSVAMLITQNPRIMAFNNDNVAQTRDIMDFWRPNYSSTPYVNGMYSTQQYLDCLTTTWDEYKKRYDWTMDDFAAICFHLPYPKLALKGLRKMMDKNLSQEKKDSLQENFDKSILYSQMIGNIYTGSLFLGLLSLLENTETLKAGDKIALYSYGSGAVSEFFSGELVEGYEAYLDKDRLSKLKQRTALSVADYEKVFFEEVQLDESGSAQFAGYEHQDYALVEIVDHQRRYSKVEK